One region of Solanum pennellii chromosome 6, SPENNV200 genomic DNA includes:
- the LOC107023351 gene encoding hydroxyacylglutathione hydrolase 2, mitochondrial, producing the protein MRTFSKIAPSAMASFPCSKSRTGVCVWPGMRQLSLRKNLLYGFMQLLSMPFKTVRGVSRSLRVSKLCSITSTSSSLQIELVPCLQDNYAYLLHDVDTGTVGVVDPSEAVPVIDALSRNNRNLTYILNTHHHHDHTGGNMELKARYGAKVIGSGVDSDRIPGIDIALNDGDQWMFAGHEVFVMETPGHTRGHISFYFPRSKAVFTGDTLFSLSCGKLFEGTPEQMLSSLGKITSLPDDTNVYCGHEYTLSNSKFALSIEPGNEELQSYAAHVANLRKKGLPTIPTTLKAEKLCNPFLRTSSTEIRKLLNIPATADDGEALGAIRRAKDNF; encoded by the exons ATGCGAACTTTCTCTAAAATTGCACCTTCCGCCATGGCTTCCTTCCCTTGTTCTAAg tCTCGGACGGGGGTTTGTGTATGGCCTGGCATGAGGCAACTTTCTCTTAGGAAGAATCTATTGTATGGGTTTATGCAGCTCCTTTCAATGCCGTTCAAGACTGTACGTGGTGTTAGTCGATCACTTCGAGTTTCTAAACTCTGTAGCATTACCAGTACGTCTTCATCTTTGCAAATTGAGCTG GTACCATGTCTCCAGGATAATTATGCATATCTATTGCATGACGTGGATACTGGAACAGTTGGTGTTGTGGATCCTTCTGAAGCTGTTCCTGTTATAGATGCACTGAGTAGAAACAACCGTAATTTGACTTACATTTTGAACACACATCATCACCATGATCACACTGGTGGCAACATGGAGTTAAAAGCAAGGTATGGGGCAAAG GTGATTGGTTCTGGAGTAGACAGTGATAGAATACCTGGTATTGACATAGCCCTAAATGATGGAGACCAATGGATGTTTGCAGGCCATGAGGTGTTTGTCATGGAGACTCCTGGTCATACACGAG GGCATATCAGTTTTTACTTCCCGAGATCTAAGGCAGTTTTTACAGGAGACACACTGTTCAGCTTATCTTGTGGTAAACTTTTTGAAGGAACTCCCGAGCAG ATGCTCTCTTCACTTGGGAAGATCACATCCTTACCAGACGATACAAATGTCTACTGCGGCCACGAGTATACATTG AGTAATTCGAAGTTTGCACTTTCTATAGAACCTGGAAATGAAGAATTGCAGTCATATGCTGCACATGTTGCCAATCTTCGCAAGAAGGGCTTGCCAACA ATTCCAACAACCCTGAAAGCAGAGAAGCTATGTAATCCATTTCTTCGAACTTCAAGTACAGAAATCCGGAAGTTGCTGAACATTCCAGCCACTGCAGATGATGGAGAAGCCTTGGGAGCCATTCGCCGTGCCAAGGATAACTTTTAG
- the LOC107023291 gene encoding flowering time control protein FPA codes for MAPPGEIPSNNLWVGNIAPDVTDADLTSLFQKYGQLDSVTAYSSRGFGFLYFKNINDSKEAKDALQGSLFHGNPLRIEFAKPAKPCKSLWVAGISKSVSKEELEDQFKGFGTIQEYKFIRDRNTAYIDFARLEDAAEALKNMNGKKFGGEQIRVDYLRSQPTRREQGPEFREMRDGQYHNRNVGHPDSRLMPQDFARNYSDPMHAGFRRQHPFQLPVGQGHGQPSKILSIGYPPSVHVDEDMLHNAMILFGEINGIRTFYDRNFSLVEFRSVEEAQRAKEGLQGKLFNDPRITIEYYSSGPAPGREYHPSIIGPTTDSYPNENSFQPAQMGMFGHNRPMLASNVPGRLPPFGIHGPEIPARPLGMQGRFDPTISGPEYTDLPVASKLRDTSPHNVVGGPNWKAASPTPGMLSSPSGVQKPPSRSAIPGRDVFDSSQLQRESKRSRIDGAYDNSYPHKRTSDRADQYGLGPFGTNVPSGPVTVGQANNSVSPLDARISPGQRLPGHDYIWHGTIAKGGTPVCHARCVPIGESIEFEIPEVVNCSARTGLDMLTKHYADAVGFNVVYFLPNSEKDFASYTEFLGYLGSKDRAGVAKFANGTTLFLVPPSDFLTKVLKVVGPKRLYGVVLKFAHHMPSGTSLPQESSQPQYVDAPRMPSSQAAYDAMPSVERVPQMNYNQVTLEDMKLPSKDYGSLTAAYATNTVQPSNSAAYPSSYVHQSNAAAPAQAGVSLTPELIANLVKILPASQLLSVEGTTMPAGASAGMPASDVAVGPGKVQQQSWRYDQQAPGQAADHMFSSQFNNQTQVLPQLQAHPQVLNTPSHYSQGATSFNQIQDHNLNLQAQGGPPQTLPSTINSQGTQLSAQPHIDRQLQLGRHQDAASASGIAHATDAVGHYGSSVPQQQTNLASLTNQTHGANVSQPQAGMPGASGMGLATQMQQLQSALYGSAQEGSESEVDKNERYQATLLFAASLLSKIHNQKPSSQSGQGSDNH; via the exons ATGGCGCCGCCGGGAGAAATACCGTCGAACAATCTATGGGTTGGTAATATAGCACCAGATGTTACTGATGCAGATCTAACGTCTTTGTTCCAGAAATACGGACAGCTTGATAGCGTAACCGCTTATTCTTCTCGCGGATTTGGTTTTCTCTATTTCAAAAACATCAACGATTCTAAGGAGGCTAAAGACGCGCTTCAGGGATCCCTCTTCCATGGAAATCCTCTTAGGATTGAATTCGCAAAGCCG GCAAAGCCATGCAAAAGTTTGTGGGTAGCAGGGATTAGTAAGTCTGTGTCAAAAGAAGAATTGGAAGATCAATTCAAGGGATTTGGTACAATTCAAGAATATAAGTTCATCAGAGATCGCAACACCGCATACATCGATTTTGCTAGACTGGAAGACGCAGCAGAAGCACTGAAGAACATGAATGGAAAAAAATTTGGTGGCGAACAGATTCGTGTGGATTATCTCAGGTCACAACCTACGAGAAGA GAGCAAGGACCGGAGTTTCGGGAAATGAGGGATGGACAGTATCACAATAGGAACGTTGGCCATCCTGACAGTCGGCTTATGCCTCAAGATTTTGCCAGGAACTACTCTGATCCTATGCATGCTGGCTTCAGAAGGCAACAT CCATTTCAGTTGCCAGTGGGACAAGGACATGGACAACCTAGTAAAATCTTGTCTATAGGTTATCCTCCTTCTGTCCATGTCGACGAGGATATGCTACACAATGCTATGATTTTGTTTGGTGAGATCAATGGAATAAGAACATTTTATGATAGAAATTTCTCATTGGTTGAGTTTAGAAGTGTGGAGGAAGCCCAGCGTGCTAAAGAGGGTTTGCAGGGCAAGCTTTTCAATGATCCGAGAATCACAATTGAATATTATAGCAGTGGTCCTGCACCTGGCAGAGAGTATCATCCTTCAATTATAGGCCCAACAACTGACTCTTATCCCAATGAAAATTCATTCCAACCAGCACAGATGGGTATGTTTGGCCATAACCGTCCTATGTTGGCCTCTAATGTACCTGGACGTTTGCCACCTTTTGGTATTCATGGTCCTGAAATCCCAGCTAGGCCTTTGGGTATGCAAGGCAGATTTGACCCTACTATTTCAGGCCCAGAATATACTGATTTGCCAGTAGCCAGTAAATTGCGAGATACAAGTCCTCATAATGTTGTGGGGGGCCCAAACTGGAAGGCGGCATCTCCAACACCGGGGATGCTTTCTTCTCCTTCAGGTGTGCAGAAACCACCGAGTAGATCTGCCATTCCTGGCCGGGATGTATTTGATTCTAGCCAACTTCAAAGAGAATCTAAGAGATCAAGGATTGATGGGGCATATGATAATTCTTATCCCCATAAAAGAACAAGTGACAGAGCTGATCAATATGGATTGGGTCCATTTGGTACCAATGTTCCTTCTGGTCCCGTTACAGTCGGTCAAGCAAATAACAGTGTTAGCCCTCTAGATGCAAGAATTTCTCCTGGACAGCGCCTTCCTGGGCATGATTATATATGGCATGGCACTATTGCCAAGGGCGGAACGCCTGTGTGTCATGCTCGCTGTGTTCCTATCGGGGAAAGTATAGAATTTGAGAT CCCTGAGGTAGTCAATTGCTCCGCGAGAACGGGACTAGACATGTTGACCAAACACTACGCAGATGCTGTTGGGTTCAACGTTGTGTACTTCTTGCCTAATAGCGAGAAGGACTTTGCTTCATACACCGAGTTCCTGGGTTACCTGGGTTCAAAGGATCGGGCCGGGGTTGCGAAATTTGCTAATGGAACCACTTTGTTCTTGGTGCCACCTTCTGACTTTCTTACGAAGGTTCTGAAAGTTGTTGGTCCAAAACGTCTGTATGGGGTGGTTCTAAAGTTTGCACATCATATGCCTAGTGGCACATCCTTGCCACAAGAGTCCAGTCAACCTCAGTATGTCGATGCACCACGGATGCCATCTTCTCAAGCTGCCTATGATGCAATGCCTTCCGTGGAAAGGGTTCCGCAGATGAACTATAATCAGGTTACTCTAGAAGATATGAAGCTGCCTTCAAAAGATTACGGTTCTCTAACTGCTGCATATGCAACAAATACTGTGCAGCCAAGTAATTCTGCTGCATACCCCTCGAGTTATGTACACCAAAGCAATGCTGCAGCGCCAGCCCAAGCAGGCGTCTCTTTGACCCCTGAACTTATTGCTAACCTTGTGAAGATTCTACCAGCTAGCCAGTTGCTAAGTGTGGAAGGAACAACCATGCCTGCAGGAGCTTCTGCTGGAATGCCTGCATCGGATGTTGCTGTTGGACCTGGTAAAGTGCAGCAACAATCTTGGAGATATGACCAGCAAGCTCCTGGTCAAGCTGCTGATCACATGTTTTCCAGCCAATTTAACAACCAAACACAGGTTTTACCACAGCTCCAAGCTCATCCGCAAGTCTTGAACACGCCTAGCCATTATTCTCAAGGGGCTACTAGTTTTAACCAAATTCAAGACCACAACCTCAACCTGCAAGCACAAGGTGGTCCTCCTCAGACATTGCCCTCGACCATCAATTCTCAAGGTACACAGCTCTCAGCCCAGCCCCATATTGATCGGCAGCTTCAGCTTGGAAGGCATCAAGATGCTGCCAGTGCTTCCGGGATAGCTCATGCCACAGATGCCGTAGGACATTATGGTTCATCTGTTCCTCAACAACAAACAAATCTTGCATCATTGACCAACCAGACTCATGGTGCTAATGTTTCCCAGCCACAAGCTGGCATGCCTGGTGCCTCTGGCATGGGGCTTGCAACTCAAATGCAGCAATTGCAGTCTGCACTTTATGGGTCAGCACAGGAGGGATCAGAATCGGAGGTTGACAAGAACGAACGCTACCAGGCAACTCTATTATTCGCAGCTAGTCTCCTCTCTAAGATCCACAACCAGAAGCCAAGCAGTCAAAGTGGGCAAGGATCAGACAATCATTGA